The following proteins are encoded in a genomic region of Oscillospiraceae bacterium:
- the ftsW gene encoding putative lipid II flippase FtsW has product MQRTGQNTPSVRTPSGQPHTVRGNLRTIQAPKKKSFFFGIAARGYFDMPFFFLIIILLALGLVMLYSASNVYALQHEGSSAFYVMRQLRFAIFGVLFMMLISYINYNALKRFAWIFYLIGLALLVVVLFMPARNGAHRWIYIGSFNFQPSELMKFFIIVLFAKIISDFSEKADFERRMRSFKNGVLPFLILLVPVVLLMYKEPHMSGIVLFVAITAVMMWVGGTHWAYFVGIFGSIAVGLVAVVLSGNIQYMLDRVSYWLDPWSDPLDKGYQTIQSLYAIGSGGLWGVGLGNSRQKHLYIPEPQNDFVFSVVCEELGFIGAIIVILLFVWLVWRGFKIAFRAKDKFGAMLAVGLTVQIGLQALLNIAVVTNTIPNTGISLPFFSYGGTSLMMLLAEMGVVLSISRSTTIDNAL; this is encoded by the coding sequence ATGCAGAGGACAGGTCAGAATACGCCCTCGGTGCGAACGCCCTCGGGGCAACCGCACACGGTGCGGGGAAATCTTCGCACCATACAGGCGCCGAAAAAGAAGTCGTTTTTCTTCGGCATTGCCGCAAGGGGCTATTTTGACATGCCTTTTTTCTTTCTGATCATCATTTTATTGGCGTTGGGACTGGTGATGCTGTATTCGGCCTCAAACGTCTATGCGCTCCAACACGAGGGAAGCAGTGCATTTTATGTGATGCGCCAGCTGCGGTTCGCCATTTTCGGCGTGTTGTTTATGATGTTGATCTCTTATATCAACTACAACGCGCTCAAGCGTTTTGCTTGGATTTTTTATCTGATCGGACTTGCGCTGCTGGTTGTGGTTTTATTCATGCCGGCAAGAAACGGCGCACATCGGTGGATCTATATCGGCAGCTTCAACTTCCAGCCGTCGGAGTTGATGAAATTTTTTATCATCGTGCTGTTTGCAAAAATCATCTCCGATTTCTCCGAAAAAGCCGATTTTGAGCGCAGGATGCGCAGCTTTAAAAACGGTGTTTTGCCGTTTTTAATCTTATTGGTTCCCGTCGTACTTTTGATGTATAAAGAACCGCACATGTCCGGTATTGTATTGTTTGTGGCAATCACAGCGGTTATGATGTGGGTCGGCGGAACGCATTGGGCCTATTTTGTCGGAATTTTCGGCTCGATTGCGGTCGGCCTTGTCGCAGTGGTGTTGTCGGGTAACATCCAGTACATGCTTGACCGGGTGTCTTATTGGCTCGATCCATGGTCGGACCCGCTCGATAAGGGATATCAAACCATCCAGTCCCTGTATGCGATCGGTTCGGGCGGGTTATGGGGCGTGGGTCTCGGCAATTCACGCCAAAAGCATTTGTATATCCCAGAGCCGCAGAATGACTTTGTCTTTTCGGTGGTCTGCGAAGAACTCGGTTTCATCGGGGCAATTATCGTGATTTTATTGTTTGTTTGGCTGGTATGGAGGGGCTTTAAAATTGCCTTCCGGGCCAAGGATAAATTCGGCGCGATGCTGGCCGTGGGGCTGACCGTTCAAATCGGCCTGCAGGCGCTCCTGAATATCGCGGTTGTCACCAACACCATCCCGAACACCGGTATCTCACTGCCGTTTTTCTCTTACGGAGGGACGTCACTGATGATGCTGCTTGCCGAGATGGGCGTCGTGTTGTCGATATCCCGATCTACGACGATTGACAATGCTTTATAG
- the mraY gene encoding phospho-N-acetylmuramoyl-pentapeptide-transferase, giving the protein MNNTLLIGTGALIAFIITWLSGYFMIPWLHKIKFGQPIKEIGPTWHEKKRGTPTMGGLMFILAAIVALIVTMIATGGANDTYGSAEAVESVNLKLICGLVMALFFTFCGFLDDYAKVSKQNNAGISGWQKIFLQTLTAVAYLSTMELLGLSDTLLWVPYAGWFDIGFWYYPLMIVLIVGTVNAVNIHDGIDGLSSTTTAISSAAFLVIFSVLHAFGGQVWAAIILGCCLGFLIHNHNPAKVFMGDLGNHFLGGAIITMAFYLGKPLLLIPIGIVYYIDMLSVVLQVASFKLTGKRIFKMSPIHHSYEMSGWSENKIVLLFSVIGLVGAVVGVVLAING; this is encoded by the coding sequence ATGAACAATACACTTTTAATTGGAACGGGCGCTCTGATCGCCTTTATCATCACCTGGCTGTCCGGGTATTTTATGATTCCCTGGCTGCATAAAATTAAGTTCGGCCAGCCGATCAAGGAAATCGGTCCGACCTGGCACGAAAAGAAGCGCGGAACGCCGACGATGGGCGGCCTGATGTTCATTTTAGCGGCGATTGTCGCTTTGATCGTGACGATGATTGCGACCGGCGGAGCCAATGATACTTACGGATCTGCCGAAGCCGTTGAGAGCGTCAATTTGAAATTGATCTGCGGCTTGGTCATGGCCTTGTTCTTTACATTCTGCGGATTTTTGGATGATTACGCCAAGGTCTCGAAGCAAAATAACGCGGGGATTTCCGGTTGGCAGAAAATCTTTTTACAGACACTTACGGCGGTGGCCTATCTTTCGACAATGGAATTGCTGGGCCTTTCCGACACCTTGCTTTGGGTGCCGTATGCGGGTTGGTTCGACATCGGGTTTTGGTATTATCCTTTGATGATCGTGCTGATCGTGGGAACGGTGAACGCAGTCAACATCCACGACGGTATCGACGGCCTCAGTTCAACCACCACGGCGATTTCCTCCGCTGCTTTTTTAGTGATTTTTTCGGTGCTTCACGCATTCGGTGGGCAGGTTTGGGCAGCGATCATTTTGGGCTGCTGTCTGGGCTTTTTAATACATAACCACAATCCCGCAAAGGTCTTTATGGGGGATCTAGGCAATCACTTTTTAGGCGGCGCAATCATCACAATGGCTTTTTATTTAGGAAAACCGCTGCTGTTGATTCCGATCGGCATTGTCTATTACATCGATATGCTGTCGGTCGTTTTACAGGTGGCTTCGTTCAAACTCACCGGTAAGCGGATTTTTAAGATGAGCCCGATTCATCACAGCTATGAGATGAGCGGTTGGAGCGAAAACAAGATCGTACTCTTATTCTCTGTCATCGGATTGGTCGGCGCAGTCGTAGGGGTGGTTCTCGCAATCAATGGGTAA
- a CDS encoding UDP-N-acetylmuramoyl-L-alanyl-D-glutamate--2,6-diaminopimelate ligase: MIIRMRLYQLLERVDVLSVCDDGEITSIVSDSRKVCPGDLFVAISGIHFDGHNACAEVLQKGAAAVVVERDLGLPHQVIVSDTRAALNKLIAAYYEYPSERYKLIGVTGTSGKTSTTFMVKAMLDRLGKKTGLIGTVKCMAGSREFPADQTTPEPEELQRLFKLMAVEGCEYVVMEVSSQGIAQGRIDGCRFEAAAFTNFSQDHLDYHGSMQAYLNAKKPLFALAKTAVSNADDPKGVEGMELFAGKPLFISAKGKGAMNASDVECNIQGTQFNLEYNSEKRHIKVPVLGSFTVYNAMTAAALLVQCGFGFDEVCRSFGAVSTVPGRLEIIPTGRDFTILLDYAHKPDALEKVLKTVRSFSTGRVVVVFGCGGDRDKLKRPLMGKIAEELADFVYVTSDNPRHEDPEAIIREIIDGMKQPKKRKVICDRREAIRTAILEHQPGDVVILAGKGHETYQKVGDSVLHFDEREVAAQFLSLL; encoded by the coding sequence ATGATCATAAGAATGCGGCTGTATCAATTATTGGAACGCGTGGATGTATTGTCGGTCTGCGATGACGGCGAGATCACCAGCATTGTCAGCGATTCACGCAAAGTCTGCCCGGGAGATCTGTTTGTGGCCATCAGCGGAATCCATTTCGACGGTCACAACGCCTGTGCCGAGGTACTGCAAAAGGGCGCGGCGGCGGTCGTCGTCGAGCGCGATTTGGGCCTGCCGCATCAGGTGATCGTCAGTGATACAAGGGCGGCTTTAAACAAACTCATCGCCGCTTATTACGAATACCCCAGTGAACGATATAAACTCATCGGTGTGACCGGCACGAGCGGCAAGACCAGCACGACGTTCATGGTCAAAGCGATGCTGGATCGTCTCGGAAAAAAGACCGGCCTGATCGGAACGGTCAAATGCATGGCCGGCAGCCGGGAATTTCCCGCAGACCAGACGACCCCCGAACCCGAGGAACTGCAGCGCCTGTTCAAGCTGATGGCGGTCGAGGGCTGCGAATATGTTGTCATGGAGGTCAGTTCGCAGGGCATTGCGCAGGGTCGGATCGACGGCTGCCGTTTTGAAGCGGCGGCGTTTACGAATTTTTCGCAGGATCATCTGGATTACCATGGCAGCATGCAGGCCTATCTGAATGCCAAAAAGCCGCTGTTCGCATTGGCGAAGACGGCCGTTTCAAACGCGGATGATCCCAAAGGTGTCGAAGGTATGGAATTGTTCGCGGGCAAACCGCTTTTTATCTCGGCAAAGGGAAAAGGTGCGATGAACGCATCCGATGTCGAATGCAATATTCAGGGTACGCAGTTTAATTTGGAATACAACAGCGAAAAGCGGCATATCAAAGTTCCGGTATTGGGCAGTTTTACGGTCTATAACGCAATGACGGCGGCGGCGCTGCTGGTACAGTGCGGGTTTGGATTTGACGAGGTCTGCCGATCCTTCGGTGCGGTTTCGACGGTACCCGGACGGCTTGAGATCATTCCGACCGGCAGGGATTTTACAATTTTGCTGGATTACGCACACAAACCCGACGCACTTGAAAAGGTCCTCAAAACCGTACGGAGTTTCTCGACGGGGAGAGTAGTTGTGGTGTTCGGATGCGGCGGCGACCGCGATAAGCTCAAACGCCCGCTGATGGGTAAAATCGCAGAGGAACTGGCCGATTTTGTCTATGTCACCTCCGATAATCCGCGCCATGAAGACCCTGAGGCCATTATCCGGGAAATTATTGACGGAATGAAACAACCCAAAAAGCGCAAGGTTATCTGTGACCGGCGCGAGGCCATCAGAACCGCAATTTTGGAACATCAGCCCGGTGACGTCGTGATTTTAGCCGGCAAGGGTCACGAGACCTATCAAAAAGTCGGCGATTCGGTGCTGCATTTCGATGAGCGTGAAGTCGCGGCGCAATTCCTGAGTTTATTATAA
- a CDS encoding penicillin-binding transpeptidase domain-containing protein — protein MSKTELPVSGSSPKMKRRLIILGIIICAVIAPVLVASLFNIQFLATHNGKSYAQLALENQLKDYTITPIRGTIYDRNYKVLAQNATCWMLDLYPSEIRKLDDGTAEGSQKAETLRNLLADNLSVILDMDRETVYNYTQKNVSYVCVKRKIEKEQADQISAFIADNKLSCISLATDTKRYYPYGNFAATLLGFTGTDNQGLYGVELYYDELLKGTPGRIISLKNGINVNMPSEYETTIDAEDGASLVLTIDEVVQLYLEKHLEAAVEDHNVTNRAAGIIMDVNTGAILAMATKGDYNPNEPFTIDSEEIREELTKLDPDKYKAALSVAQNDQWRNKITSEVYEPGSVFKIITAASALEEGVVDLDDTFTCNGYLQVADRRISCWKAGGHGVQTFGEALGNSCNVAFMQIGARLGATKFMEYYEAFGLTEKTGIDLSGEEIGIAHDVEEMGPVELAVSSFGQTFKVTPLQMITAVSAVANGGNLMQPYIVKSVVSADGVVQQTTTPTVRRQVISEETSDTMCELLEQVVSSGTGRNAYVAGYRVAGKTGTSEKIDLYDEEGNKLNEVIASFCGFAPADDPQIAILVILDQPHSFSNFGGQIAAPLVADILGDVLPYLGIEPIYTEEELANLSVTTPDVTGKSKSAADKTLTNKGLKMQAVGSGDTVLYQVPAAGSSIPKGGTVVVAFGSDSVKTVVVPDLTGDSVGTANSKLTNRDLNISIVGARAGSSEAIIASQSPAAGTEVEIGTVVEIRLRYTDSVE, from the coding sequence GTGTCAAAAACAGAATTACCGGTCAGCGGCAGCAGTCCGAAAATGAAAAGGCGGCTGATTATTCTCGGCATCATCATCTGTGCGGTTATCGCGCCGGTGCTGGTGGCCAGTTTATTTAATATCCAATTTCTCGCCACCCATAACGGAAAGAGTTATGCACAGCTTGCTCTTGAAAACCAACTGAAGGACTATACCATCACGCCGATACGCGGAACGATATACGACCGCAATTACAAAGTGCTTGCGCAAAACGCCACCTGTTGGATGCTGGACCTGTATCCGTCGGAGATCCGAAAACTCGACGACGGAACCGCGGAAGGTTCGCAAAAAGCGGAGACACTGCGCAATCTTCTGGCAGACAACCTCTCGGTCATCCTTGATATGGATCGCGAAACGGTATATAACTATACTCAAAAAAATGTCAGCTATGTCTGCGTCAAGCGCAAAATCGAAAAAGAGCAGGCCGATCAGATCAGTGCATTCATTGCCGACAACAAACTCAGTTGTATTTCACTTGCAACAGATACCAAACGTTATTATCCCTACGGCAATTTTGCGGCAACGCTGCTCGGTTTTACCGGTACGGACAATCAGGGTCTGTACGGTGTGGAATTATATTATGATGAATTGCTGAAAGGAACGCCGGGACGCATTATCAGTTTAAAAAACGGTATCAACGTCAACATGCCCTCTGAATACGAGACGACGATTGATGCGGAGGACGGCGCCAGTTTGGTGCTTACCATCGACGAGGTGGTGCAGCTTTATCTCGAAAAGCATCTCGAAGCCGCGGTAGAGGATCACAACGTCACCAACCGGGCTGCCGGCATCATCATGGATGTCAATACCGGTGCAATTCTGGCGATGGCGACAAAAGGGGATTATAATCCGAACGAGCCGTTTACCATCGACAGCGAAGAAATTCGCGAAGAACTCACAAAACTGGATCCTGATAAATACAAAGCGGCTTTGAGCGTGGCGCAAAACGACCAGTGGCGCAACAAAATAACAAGCGAGGTCTATGAACCGGGCTCTGTCTTTAAAATTATCACCGCAGCGTCAGCGCTTGAGGAAGGTGTGGTGGATCTCGACGATACATTCACCTGCAACGGATATCTTCAGGTGGCCGACCGGCGTATCAGCTGTTGGAAGGCAGGAGGGCACGGAGTCCAAACTTTCGGCGAAGCGTTGGGGAATTCCTGTAACGTCGCGTTTATGCAGATCGGCGCACGACTCGGGGCAACCAAGTTCATGGAATATTATGAGGCTTTCGGGCTTACCGAAAAGACCGGCATTGATCTGTCGGGCGAAGAAATCGGCATCGCGCATGACGTTGAAGAAATGGGTCCGGTGGAATTGGCGGTATCGTCATTCGGTCAGACCTTTAAAGTCACCCCGCTGCAAATGATCACGGCCGTCTCGGCAGTTGCAAACGGCGGCAATTTGATGCAGCCCTATATTGTCAAGAGCGTCGTCTCCGCAGACGGCGTAGTCCAACAGACCACAACGCCCACGGTTCGGCGCCAGGTGATTTCGGAGGAGACCTCCGATACCATGTGTGAATTGCTTGAACAGGTGGTCAGCTCGGGCACCGGGCGAAACGCCTATGTGGCCGGATATCGGGTGGCCGGTAAAACCGGTACGTCCGAAAAAATTGACCTTTATGACGAGGAAGGCAACAAGCTCAACGAGGTCATCGCCTCGTTCTGCGGATTTGCTCCGGCGGATGACCCGCAGATTGCCATTTTGGTCATCCTCGACCAGCCGCACAGCTTTTCCAATTTCGGCGGTCAGATTGCAGCGCCGTTAGTGGCTGACATTCTCGGCGATGTTTTGCCGTATTTGGGCATCGAGCCGATTTATACCGAAGAAGAGCTTGCAAATCTCAGCGTCACTACGCCGGATGTCACCGGTAAGAGCAAGTCGGCAGCCGACAAGACGCTGACCAACAAGGGCTTGAAGATGCAGGCGGTCGGAAGCGGCGATACCGTGTTATATCAGGTGCCTGCGGCGGGCAGTTCCATTCCGAAGGGCGGCACGGTTGTCGTGGCCTTCGGCAGCGACTCGGTCAAAACGGTCGTTGTGCCCGATCTGACCGGCGATTCGGTCGGAACAGCCAACAGCAAGCTGACCAACCGGGATTTGAACATTTCAATTGTCGGTGCGCGTGCGGGCAGTTCCGAAGCGATTATCGCCTCCCAGAGCCCTGCGGCCGGAACCGAAGTGGAAATCGGAACAGTCGTTGAAATTCGCTTGCGTTATACCGACAGTGTGGAGTAA
- the rsmH gene encoding 16S rRNA (cytosine(1402)-N(4))-methyltransferase RsmH, whose amino-acid sequence MEFNHYSVMLDECIEGLAIKPDGVYVDATAGGGGHSEQIAKHLTTGRLIAIDRDPEAVKAASERLSKYNSAKVYHDRFSRMAGLLSELDIDGVDGILIDCGVSSHQLDETGRGFSYKNEAEADMRMDQTRGLSAREVINTYKKEDLERIFYEYGEERYSRRIAAAICEVRAKREIKTTTELADIIKNAMPAAARSEKGHPAKRCFQALRIEVNDELGELAAGMEAGWQKLNHGGRMVILTFHSLEDRMTKRFYKDKITDCICPPEFPICVCNHRAEGKLITKKPMLPSQKELDENPRSQSAKLRIIERL is encoded by the coding sequence ATGGAATTCAACCACTACAGCGTGATGCTGGATGAATGCATCGAAGGGCTTGCAATCAAACCGGACGGCGTCTACGTCGACGCCACAGCGGGGGGCGGCGGACACTCGGAGCAGATTGCAAAGCACCTGACGACGGGTCGCCTGATTGCGATAGATCGTGACCCGGAGGCGGTGAAGGCGGCAAGTGAGCGGCTTTCAAAATACAACAGCGCAAAGGTTTACCATGACCGTTTCAGCCGGATGGCAGGGCTGCTTTCCGAGCTTGACATAGACGGCGTCGACGGAATCCTGATCGATTGCGGGGTATCGTCACATCAACTCGACGAAACGGGGAGGGGTTTTTCTTACAAAAACGAAGCAGAAGCTGACATGAGGATGGATCAAACGAGGGGTTTGTCCGCGCGGGAGGTTATCAACACCTATAAAAAAGAAGATCTCGAGCGGATATTTTACGAGTATGGAGAGGAACGTTATTCAAGAAGGATCGCCGCGGCGATCTGCGAGGTTCGGGCCAAGCGGGAGATAAAGACGACCACCGAGCTGGCGGATATTATAAAGAACGCCATGCCGGCTGCCGCCCGAAGCGAAAAAGGACATCCCGCCAAACGGTGCTTTCAGGCCCTCAGAATTGAGGTCAACGACGAGTTGGGAGAGCTCGCCGCAGGCATGGAAGCCGGATGGCAAAAATTAAACCACGGGGGCCGGATGGTCATTTTGACCTTCCACTCACTCGAGGATCGGATGACAAAGCGGTTTTATAAAGACAAAATCACCGATTGTATCTGTCCTCCCGAATTTCCGATTTGCGTATGCAATCACCGGGCAGAAGGCAAATTGATCACAAAGAAACCCATGCTGCCGTCTCAGAAGGAATTAGACGAGAACCCGCGTTCGCAGAGCGCAAAGCTGAGAATTATAGAGAGATTATAA
- a CDS encoding division/cell wall cluster transcriptional repressor MraZ: MLIGSFTYNIDDKGRLFVPAKFREEMGESFVILMDGDSGCLAGYSAVTWERVKENIESMPRDVRLGMRDIFRFAIEVTPDKQGRVTISPELRKLAGLEEKSEVVIIGAMNYIEIWSKAKLPEAGPFKIPGNIGL; the protein is encoded by the coding sequence TTGCTGATCGGCAGTTTTACGTACAATATCGACGATAAAGGCCGGTTGTTCGTGCCCGCGAAGTTTCGCGAGGAGATGGGTGAGTCCTTCGTCATTCTCATGGACGGCGACTCCGGGTGTCTGGCGGGATATTCCGCGGTGACTTGGGAGCGCGTAAAAGAGAACATCGAGAGCATGCCCAGAGACGTGCGTCTCGGAATGCGCGACATCTTTCGTTTCGCCATCGAGGTCACACCGGACAAGCAGGGACGCGTCACCATATCCCCGGAACTGCGCAAATTGGCGGGTCTCGAGGAAAAAAGCGAAGTCGTCATCATCGGCGCGATGAACTACATCGAGATCTGGAGCAAAGCCAAACTGCCCGAAGCGGGACCGTTCAAGATTCCGGGCAACATCGGGTTATAA
- a CDS encoding NAD(P)H-hydrate dehydratase: protein MKLLTASQMKNAELLADCEGLSQAVLMENAARAAAESIHQRVEPRKTVVVCGNGNNGGDGFLCALYLALAGFECSVILGRGNPGTAAAQLAFDKIGDRLEILDFRGDEDGATELICSAQVLVDAVFGIGFHGETDEKTARLLGIMNSSHALKFSLDIPSGCRADDGSVDKSAFRADVTIAFGACKPAHYICPSAQKCGEVVLADIGIKPEIFEQYGTIELTDAAYIKERFPLREKYTHKGDFGRTLVLAGQPGMCGAAKLAAKGASKAGSGLVELFSDKRIGGAIAADLTIQMTNFYTTDAYDTMGYGHIDERGAQSIYEQAKRATALVAGCGWGSGSDRADIIFELADRTDIPMVLDADALNSIAEYRELLAQYGKRLILTPHPGEFSRLTGIPLVELLEKKLEAALDFAGQNDVTLLLKGADTIITDGERICVVSAGSPAMAKGGSGDVLAGVIGGFAAQGVEPFDAACLGAWCCGKAGEYAAEKYSVTAADATNTLEMLSQVFLELEN, encoded by the coding sequence TTGAAATTGCTCACCGCTTCCCAGATGAAAAACGCGGAGCTGCTCGCCGACTGCGAGGGGCTCTCTCAAGCCGTGCTGATGGAAAATGCGGCAAGGGCAGCTGCAGAATCGATTCATCAGCGTGTTGAACCCCGTAAAACAGTTGTGGTCTGCGGAAACGGCAACAACGGCGGAGACGGTTTTTTGTGCGCCTTATACCTTGCTTTGGCGGGATTTGAATGTTCGGTTATTTTGGGGCGGGGAAATCCGGGAACAGCGGCCGCTCAGCTGGCATTTGACAAAATCGGAGACAGGCTTGAAATTTTGGATTTTCGCGGAGACGAAGACGGTGCAACCGAGTTGATCTGTTCGGCGCAGGTACTTGTCGATGCGGTGTTCGGAATCGGCTTTCACGGCGAAACGGATGAAAAGACGGCGCGTCTGCTTGGAATCATGAATTCCTCGCACGCGCTGAAATTTTCTCTCGACATCCCGTCGGGCTGCCGCGCAGACGACGGAAGTGTCGATAAAAGCGCTTTTCGTGCTGATGTGACCATTGCGTTCGGGGCCTGTAAACCCGCGCATTATATCTGCCCGTCGGCTCAAAAATGCGGCGAAGTCGTTTTGGCAGATATCGGCATCAAACCGGAGATTTTCGAACAGTACGGAACCATCGAACTGACCGACGCGGCTTATATCAAAGAGCGGTTTCCCCTGCGTGAAAAATACACCCATAAAGGCGATTTCGGGCGCACGCTTGTATTGGCGGGTCAGCCGGGGATGTGCGGTGCGGCGAAACTGGCCGCAAAAGGCGCATCCAAGGCGGGTTCGGGCTTGGTTGAATTGTTTTCCGACAAGCGTATCGGCGGTGCAATTGCCGCTGATCTGACCATACAGATGACAAATTTTTATACGACCGATGCTTATGACACGATGGGCTACGGGCACATCGATGAGCGCGGTGCGCAAAGCATCTATGAACAGGCCAAACGGGCGACGGCACTTGTGGCCGGATGCGGATGGGGCAGCGGCAGCGACCGGGCCGATATCATCTTTGAACTGGCCGACCGCACCGATATTCCGATGGTGCTTGATGCCGACGCACTCAATTCCATCGCCGAATACCGCGAATTGCTTGCCCAGTACGGAAAACGTCTGATATTGACGCCGCATCCCGGCGAATTTTCCCGCCTGACCGGCATTCCGCTGGTCGAGTTACTGGAGAAAAAGCTCGAAGCGGCGCTGGATTTTGCAGGCCAAAACGATGTGACACTGCTGTTAAAAGGCGCGGATACGATCATCACCGACGGCGAGCGGATCTGCGTGGTTTCGGCGGGCAGTCCGGCGATGGCCAAAGGCGGCAGCGGCGATGTGTTAGCCGGCGTGATCGGCGGATTTGCGGCGCAGGGCGTCGAACCATTTGACGCAGCCTGTCTCGGTGCGTGGTGCTGCGGAAAGGCCGGGGAATACGCCGCAGAAAAATACTCCGTCACCGCCGCCGACGCCACCAACACCCTCGAAATGCTCTCTCAGGTGTTCTTGGAACTGGAGAATTAG
- a CDS encoding DUF6106 family protein, which translates to MEQYYEQTVQRKPTAGERIMAVFVWIGAVIIAAAGFYLMVFKYPQYGGTLLALIFMLMVIMLAVLYTKRLSPEFCYEFIEGNINIDKIQKKGVRATLTRIDFTRITSFGRYTPAKKREYKPYRVFSAYTGSTKELWYTVCLADRGRRDMVIFEPDEQMLELIKRTLPIQLRLAVFGKGKETTP; encoded by the coding sequence ATGGAGCAGTATTACGAACAAACCGTGCAAAGAAAACCGACAGCCGGAGAAAGAATAATGGCTGTGTTTGTATGGATCGGTGCCGTCATTATTGCCGCTGCCGGATTTTATCTGATGGTGTTCAAATATCCGCAATACGGCGGCACATTGTTGGCATTGATTTTTATGCTCATGGTTATCATGCTCGCGGTGTTGTACACTAAACGGCTGAGTCCCGAATTCTGCTACGAGTTCATCGAGGGAAATATCAACATTGATAAAATTCAAAAAAAAGGCGTTCGTGCTACGTTAACACGAATTGATTTTACACGCATCACCTCTTTCGGGCGATATACACCCGCCAAGAAACGCGAATACAAACCCTATCGCGTCTTCAGCGCCTATACCGGCAGTACCAAGGAGCTCTGGTATACGGTTTGCTTGGCCGATCGGGGCAGAAGAGACATGGTGATCTTTGAACCGGATGAACAGATGTTGGAACTGATCAAACGGACGCTGCCGATTCAACTGCGTCTGGCCGTGTTCGGAAAGGGAAAAGAGACCACGCCGTAA
- the ispE gene encoding 4-(cytidine 5'-diphospho)-2-C-methyl-D-erythritol kinase, which translates to MNNSIGALAFAKLNLSLSILSKRADGLHELHSVMQSVSLCDRVTLTRTNDGLITPGTGTFGDSDITVSAANAFFRAVGIINSGLRIDIEKHIPAAAGLGGGSADGAAVLCCLNELFCTGLSLRELCAIGFGVGADIPFCIVGSTALVTGAGEQVQPLLPIPDCELLIFSKDTKSGTAQMFSEYDRRFPNEKPEPATPDTSDFRSLRRSVHNDFLPLYGGLFDKAFSAVKQYFPICFGLSGSGPSAFAMFEKPNTPCESDLIFLGYHVIRTKPERKGVSILG; encoded by the coding sequence TTGAACAACTCCATCGGGGCGCTTGCGTTCGCAAAATTGAATTTATCGCTTTCGATCCTGTCCAAACGCGCCGACGGTCTCCATGAGTTGCATTCGGTGATGCAAAGCGTTTCGCTTTGTGACCGTGTGACCCTCACCCGCACCAACGACGGCTTGATCACCCCCGGAACGGGAACCTTCGGCGACAGCGACATCACCGTCTCTGCCGCCAACGCGTTTTTCCGAGCTGTCGGTATTATAAATTCGGGATTGCGCATCGATATTGAAAAACACATTCCCGCAGCTGCGGGACTCGGCGGCGGCAGCGCGGACGGTGCGGCGGTATTATGTTGTTTGAATGAATTATTTTGCACGGGGCTTTCGCTGCGGGAACTGTGTGCAATCGGTTTCGGCGTCGGTGCGGACATTCCGTTCTGCATCGTCGGATCTACCGCTCTGGTAACCGGTGCCGGCGAACAGGTTCAACCGCTTTTGCCGATTCCGGACTGTGAATTATTAATATTCTCTAAAGATACCAAATCCGGCACGGCGCAGATGTTTTCTGAATATGATCGCCGGTTTCCGAATGAAAAACCCGAACCCGCAACACCGGATACATCCGACTTTAGATCCCTGCGCCGCAGCGTCCACAATGATTTTCTGCCCCTGTACGGCGGTCTTTTTGATAAAGCTTTTTCAGCCGTAAAACAGTATTTCCCGATCTGCTTCGGACTCTCGGGCAGCGGTCCGTCCGCGTTTGCGATGTTCGAAAAGCCGAATACCCCCTGCGAAAGTGATCTCATATTTCTGGGTTATCACGTTATTCGCACAAAACCGGAACGCAAGGGGGTCAGCATTCTTGGTTAA